A segment of the Deltaproteobacteria bacterium genome:
ATCATTTCGGCTATTTCTGCCTCACTCAACGATTCAAGCTGCGCCGTATGCCGGTACGGCACGATCATGAGGTGGCCATTATTATAGGGATATTTGTTCAGAACAACATAGTTCTTCCGGCCACGGTGGATCACATGCTCCTTCTGATCCAAATTCCTCCTGACCTTACGGCAAAAGACGCACCCACGGTCCCTATCCTTTTCCTTTAAGTAAGTGATACGCCATGGGGCCCAGAGATTTTTCACGTTAGTTCCTTAAAAAGGGTCAATACTTTTTCTCTATACCCAAGTTGGCGATACAATTGAAGCGCTTTTATATTGTCCGAGAAGAGATGCAGCCCGATCTTCTTGATGCCGATTTTCTTTAATTCCCCCTCCATCATGCGAAGGGCGTCGGAGGCATATCCCTTGCTTCGAAACGGCTCCTCAATAAAAATCTCATAAAGATACCCCTGCCACTCCGCCCCCTCCTGGATCACCCCATACCAAATAGAGCCGACCTTTTTTTGGGTCGCATTCTCAAGGAGTGAAAAAAGAAAGTGGGACGGAGTCTCCTGGCCCTTGGGTAAGATACGGCGGATATGGCCCTCCGCCTCCTTTAACGCCTCTTGATTCAACTGGCCTCGAGCCTCTTTGAGATGGACCGAAGAGCGTTGAATAGAACCATGGACAAATTCCCTAAACTCCTTCTCTCCCATTGCTTTAAATGATATCTTCATCCCTATAACTTTAAGACCTTCCTGATTTTTTCTATCTCCGGTGAAACAACCAAAGGGGGTTTGGAGACGCAAATCGCCGTATCAGGATCTTTCAATCCATGTCCTGTTAAAGTGCAAACAATAACATCCCCTGCCTTGAAAAGATTCTTTTTTGCGTATTTTTTGATACCCGCAACCGACGCCGCAGAGGCCGGCTCGCAAAAATAACCCTCCCATCTGGCGATAGAACGATACGCCTCCAGGATCTCCCGATCACTCACCTTGTCGATTAAACCTCCCGATTCATCGCGTGCCGCCAACGCCCCCTTCCAGGAGGCAGGATTTCCGATACGGATTGCGGAAGCAACCGTCTCCGGACTTTTCACAATTCGCCCCAAAACGATCGGTGCAGCACCCGCCGCCTCAAACCCAAGCATCTTTGGAAGGGTCAGATCAGACCGTCCTGCCAGCCACTCCCGATATCCTCTCCAGGTCGCCGTGATGTTTCCCGCGTTCCCAACCGGCAAGGCATGATAGGTCGGAACTGTTCCAAGCTGTTCACAGATCTCAAAGGCAGCGGTCTTCTGTCCCTCCAATCGATAAGGATTGACTGAGTTGACAACCGTCGCGAGCTTCATTTTCTGAATCTCTCTTACAATCAGAAGCG
Coding sequences within it:
- a CDS encoding GNAT family N-acetyltransferase — translated: MKISFKAMGEKEFREFVHGSIQRSSVHLKEARGQLNQEALKEAEGHIRRILPKGQETPSHFLFSLLENATQKKVGSIWYGVIQEGAEWQGYLYEIFIEEPFRSKGYASDALRMMEGELKKIGIKKIGLHLFSDNIKALQLYRQLGYREKVLTLFKELT
- a CDS encoding threonine synthase produces the protein MRMPGIIERYHRFLPIEPKFIVTLQEGNTPLLPAPRLARSIFGEGGAQRTAPLLYLKLEGLNPTGSFKDRGMTYAVSKALEEGSDSLICASTGNTSASAAAYGARAGMKVSILIPKGKIAKGKLAQAMIYGANIVAIRGNFDQALLIVREIQKMKLATVVNSVNPYRLEGQKTAAFEICEQLGTVPTYHALPVGNAGNITATWRGYREWLAGRSDLTLPKMLGFEAAGAAPIVLGRIVKSPETVASAIRIGNPASWKGALAARDESGGLIDKVSDREILEAYRSIARWEGYFCEPASAASVAGIKKYAKKNLFKAGDVIVCTLTGHGLKDPDTAICVSKPPLVVSPEIEKIRKVLKL